From Streptomyces sp. TLI_053, a single genomic window includes:
- a CDS encoding tetratricopeptide repeat protein produces MAQARRRLSRAEAVRQRTGAQFIGRRAQLALFVDNLARDPDPDSGPDPADFLFHVRGVGGVGKSTLLAQWREAARRAGALTALVDETDVHSVETALGALARQLAEQAGPLREFDKALEQYRRSLQAAADREPEQPPGGESASLPTRLAAQAALGAVSVLPGAGAVAAMANPDAVAQGAERLIAGVRQRRRGGDVEEAALGRAFVAELSRLCDRDRDRGRDRDRRPWIVLFLDTWELTGRYLDSWLREILDDAFGPLPLEVVFVLAGRDELAEREWAPWRPVLVDVPLEVFTEQEARDLLTARGVTDPLVVDAVLRMSMRLPLLVALLAAADPGAVEEVADVGADMVDQAVVRFLQWIPEPERRDTVLAAALPLQLNRDLFACAVPEAEPAVWDWLSVQPFVTGRGDFLQYHSVVRSSMVRRRRIHTPREWTAAHIRLAEHHAAARAAVEQYLPAARCGADPRWRRQLLNETYHLLCSDPLARLPHALEHTARTAGDAPDALAPWAEMLNQAAQDSDDAELTRWARRIHAAAAGEQPVLAVLDVLAGPGLPVRVRAWALTHRGYQYFVEDRDDDALADLDQAVAIAADLPQALAYRGRVLNWHGHHERALTDFTAALALDPEYAWALSRRGEARQLAGLTEEAMADFTAALALDPDDAWALGSRGQAHRLAGRVDEAVADLTAAILLDPEYAWAFTQRGEAFRTAGRLADAVADFTAALALDPGDAWSLSSRGQALRQAGRLDDAIADLTAALALGPENAWALAERGEAHRQAGRPEEAVADFTAAIALTPEHAWALGSRAQAHRQAGRLEEAIADFTAALALNPEYAWAVGERGEAHRQAGRLEEAIADFTAALALDPEYAWALAERGEAHRQAGRLAQAVADLSSALELDPSDVWALRARGQAYRQAGRLDDAIADLTAVLAIDPEYAWALALRGEAHRLAGDLAEAITDLSAALALEPDDPWALGSRGQARRQAGLVEEAIADLTAAVTHNPEYTWALAERGQAHRQAGRPAAAVADLAAVLARDPEDPAVRCALAAAYRHDGRFEEARALLAEVSPEAAASSTVLMEVAVLRLLTEGPADSAEAWEAFLECPYEDPQDPFEPAVRKLLHGLVAGEAGPEELARAFLAVPGAGAARADVCLYLGELACAGAPVGDRAAAALRILG; encoded by the coding sequence ATGGCACAGGCACGGAGGCGTCTGTCGCGTGCGGAGGCGGTGCGGCAACGCACCGGTGCGCAGTTCATCGGCCGCAGAGCGCAGCTGGCGCTGTTCGTGGACAATCTCGCCCGCGATCCGGACCCGGACTCCGGGCCGGATCCGGCGGACTTCCTGTTCCATGTGCGCGGGGTCGGCGGGGTCGGCAAGTCCACGCTGCTCGCCCAGTGGCGGGAGGCGGCCCGGCGGGCCGGTGCGCTGACCGCCCTGGTCGACGAGACCGATGTGCACAGCGTCGAGACGGCGCTCGGTGCGCTGGCCCGGCAACTCGCCGAACAGGCCGGTCCGCTGCGGGAGTTCGACAAGGCCCTGGAACAGTACCGGCGTTCGCTCCAGGCCGCGGCGGACCGCGAGCCCGAGCAGCCGCCCGGCGGGGAGAGCGCGTCGCTGCCGACCCGGCTGGCGGCCCAGGCGGCGCTCGGGGCGGTCTCGGTACTGCCGGGCGCGGGTGCGGTCGCGGCGATGGCGAACCCGGACGCGGTGGCCCAGGGCGCCGAGCGCCTGATCGCGGGGGTGCGGCAGCGCCGTCGCGGCGGCGACGTCGAGGAGGCGGCGCTCGGCCGGGCCTTCGTCGCGGAACTGTCCCGGCTCTGCGACCGCGACCGGGACCGCGGCCGGGACCGTGACCGCCGCCCCTGGATCGTGCTGTTCCTCGACACCTGGGAGCTGACGGGCCGCTATCTCGACAGCTGGCTGCGGGAGATCCTCGACGACGCGTTCGGCCCGTTGCCGCTGGAGGTGGTGTTCGTGCTGGCCGGCCGGGACGAGCTGGCCGAGCGCGAGTGGGCACCGTGGCGGCCGGTGCTGGTGGACGTGCCGCTGGAGGTGTTCACCGAACAGGAGGCCCGCGACCTGCTCACGGCGCGCGGGGTCACCGACCCGCTGGTGGTCGACGCGGTGCTGCGGATGTCGATGCGGCTGCCGCTGCTGGTCGCACTGCTGGCGGCGGCGGATCCCGGCGCGGTCGAGGAGGTCGCCGATGTCGGCGCCGACATGGTCGACCAGGCGGTGGTGCGCTTCCTGCAGTGGATCCCCGAACCGGAGCGCCGGGACACCGTACTGGCCGCCGCGCTGCCGCTGCAGCTCAACCGCGACCTGTTCGCCTGCGCCGTCCCGGAGGCCGAACCGGCCGTCTGGGACTGGCTCTCGGTGCAGCCCTTCGTGACCGGGCGCGGCGACTTCCTGCAGTACCACTCCGTGGTCCGCAGCAGCATGGTGCGCCGGCGCCGGATCCACACCCCGCGGGAGTGGACGGCCGCGCACATCCGCCTCGCCGAGCACCACGCCGCGGCGAGGGCGGCGGTCGAGCAGTACCTGCCGGCGGCCCGGTGCGGCGCCGACCCCAGGTGGCGGCGGCAGCTGCTGAACGAGACCTACCACCTGCTCTGCTCCGATCCGCTGGCCCGGCTGCCGCACGCCCTGGAGCACACCGCGCGCACCGCCGGGGACGCGCCGGACGCGCTGGCACCGTGGGCGGAGATGCTCAACCAGGCCGCGCAGGACAGCGACGACGCCGAACTGACCCGCTGGGCCCGCCGGATCCACGCGGCGGCGGCCGGCGAGCAGCCGGTGCTGGCGGTCCTGGACGTGCTCGCCGGTCCCGGTCTGCCGGTCCGGGTGCGGGCGTGGGCGCTCACCCATCGCGGCTACCAGTACTTCGTCGAGGACCGGGACGACGATGCCCTGGCCGACCTCGACCAGGCCGTCGCGATCGCCGCCGATCTGCCGCAGGCGCTCGCCTACCGGGGGCGTGTGCTCAACTGGCACGGCCACCACGAGCGGGCGCTGACGGACTTCACGGCGGCACTGGCCCTCGACCCGGAGTACGCCTGGGCGCTGTCCCGGCGCGGCGAGGCCCGGCAGTTGGCCGGGCTGACCGAGGAGGCGATGGCCGACTTCACGGCGGCGCTGGCGCTCGACCCGGACGACGCCTGGGCGCTGGGATCGCGCGGCCAGGCGCACCGGCTGGCCGGGCGGGTGGACGAGGCGGTCGCCGATCTGACCGCCGCCATCCTGCTCGACCCGGAGTACGCGTGGGCGTTCACCCAGCGCGGCGAGGCGTTCCGGACGGCCGGGCGGCTGGCGGACGCGGTCGCGGACTTCACCGCCGCGCTGGCGCTGGATCCCGGTGACGCCTGGTCGCTGAGTTCACGGGGCCAGGCGCTGCGGCAGGCCGGTCGGCTGGACGACGCGATCGCCGATCTGACCGCCGCGCTGGCGCTCGGCCCGGAGAACGCCTGGGCGCTGGCCGAGCGGGGCGAGGCGCACCGGCAGGCGGGCCGGCCCGAGGAGGCGGTGGCCGACTTCACGGCGGCGATCGCGCTCACTCCCGAGCACGCGTGGGCGCTGGGCTCGCGTGCCCAGGCGCACCGGCAGGCGGGGCGGCTGGAGGAGGCGATCGCGGACTTCACCGCCGCGCTGGCCCTCAACCCGGAGTACGCGTGGGCGGTCGGCGAACGGGGCGAGGCGCACCGGCAGGCGGGCCGACTGGAGGAGGCGATCGCGGACTTCACCGCCGCCCTCGCGCTGGACCCGGAGTACGCGTGGGCACTGGCCGAGCGCGGCGAGGCGCACCGGCAGGCGGGCCGGCTGGCGCAGGCGGTCGCCGACCTGAGTTCGGCGCTGGAGCTGGACCCCTCGGACGTGTGGGCGCTGCGGGCGCGCGGGCAGGCGTACCGGCAGGCGGGCCGGCTGGACGACGCGATCGCGGACCTGACGGCCGTCCTCGCGATCGACCCGGAGTACGCCTGGGCGCTGGCGCTGCGGGGCGAGGCGCACCGGCTGGCGGGGGACCTCGCGGAGGCGATCACCGATCTGAGTGCCGCGCTGGCGCTCGAACCGGACGACCCCTGGGCGCTCGGGTCCCGGGGGCAGGCCCGGCGGCAGGCCGGTCTGGTGGAGGAGGCGATCGCCGATCTCACGGCGGCGGTCACTCACAATCCGGAGTACACCTGGGCCCTGGCCGAGCGCGGTCAGGCACACCGGCAGGCCGGGCGCCCGGCGGCGGCGGTCGCCGACCTGGCGGCGGTGCTGGCCCGTGATCCGGAGGATCCGGCGGTGCGGTGCGCGCTGGCGGCGGCGTACCGGCACGACGGCCGGTTCGAGGAGGCCCGGGCGCTGCTGGCGGAGGTGTCGCCCGAGGCCGCGGCCTCGTCGACGGTGCTGATGGAGGTGGCGGTGCTGCGGCTGCTGACGGAGGGGCCGGCGGATTCGGCGGAGGCCTGGGAGGCCTTCCTGGAGTGCCCGTACGAGGATCCGCAGGACCCGTTCGAGCCGGCGGTGCGCAAGCTGCTGCACGGTCTGGTCGCGGGGGAGGCCGGTCCGGAGGAGTTGGCGCGGGCGTTCCTCGCGGTGCCGGGTGCCGGTGCGGCGCGGGCGGATGTCTGCCTCTATCTCGGCGAACTCGCGTGCGCCGGGGCACCGGTGGGGGATCGGGCGGCGGCGGCGCTGCGGATCCTCGGGTAG